Proteins encoded together in one Synechococcus sp. A15-62 window:
- a CDS encoding allophycocyanin subunit beta produces MRDAISGLIGRYDQLGRYFDRPAIDSINAYLDESTLRIQAVELINGSSAEIVREASQRLFRDEPDLLLPGGNAYTTRRLAACLRDMDYFLRYASYALVAGDSTILNERVLNGLDDTYKSLGVPTGPTVRSIVLLGEVVAEMLMANGAASDQLATVLQPFDHLAKGLGETNVRQR; encoded by the coding sequence ATGCGCGATGCAATCAGCGGTCTGATCGGTCGCTACGACCAACTGGGTCGTTATTTCGATCGTCCGGCGATCGACAGCATCAATGCGTATCTGGATGAATCCACGCTGCGGATTCAGGCCGTTGAGCTGATCAACGGTTCCTCCGCCGAGATTGTGCGTGAGGCCAGCCAGCGCCTGTTCCGGGATGAACCCGACCTGCTGCTGCCCGGTGGCAACGCCTACACAACCCGCCGGCTCGCCGCCTGCCTGCGGGATATGGACTATTTCCTGCGTTACGCCAGCTACGCCCTGGTGGCCGGTGACTCCACGATCCTCAATGAGCGTGTGCTGAACGGGCTCGACGACACCTACAAGAGCCTCGGGGTTCCCACCGGCCCAACGGTCCGCAGCATCGTTCTGCTCGGAGAAGTTGTTGCCGAGATGCTTATGGCCAACGGCGCTGCGTCCGATCAGCTCGCCACCGTTCTTCAGCCGTTTGACCACCTGGCCAAGGGGCTCGGCGAAACCAACGTGCGTCAGCGCTGA
- a CDS encoding nucleoside deaminase has translation MVLKGQRWTAVDQRVEITRWMDVLLQRAEEAGLEGEVPVAAVILDGQGRAIGHGRNRRQNNRDPLGHAELVALQQAAIVQNDWRFNNCTLIVTLEPCPMCAGALVQARMGTVVFAASDPKRGGLGGSLDLSTHASAHHHMKVIQGVRGPEAREQLERWFRQRRRRNR, from the coding sequence ATGGTGCTCAAAGGACAACGTTGGACAGCGGTGGATCAGCGGGTTGAGATCACGCGCTGGATGGACGTCCTGCTCCAGCGTGCGGAGGAGGCTGGATTGGAAGGAGAGGTGCCGGTGGCCGCTGTGATCCTGGATGGACAGGGGCGAGCCATCGGCCATGGACGCAACCGTCGCCAGAACAACAGGGATCCCCTCGGGCATGCCGAACTGGTGGCCTTGCAACAGGCAGCGATCGTTCAGAACGACTGGAGATTCAACAACTGCACCCTGATCGTCACCCTCGAACCCTGCCCCATGTGTGCGGGTGCCTTGGTGCAGGCCCGTATGGGAACAGTGGTGTTTGCGGCGTCAGATCCCAAGCGCGGTGGTCTGGGGGGGAGCCTTGATCTCTCCACCCATGCCAGTGCCCATCACCACATGAAGGTGATTCAGGGCGTGCGCGGGCCGGAGGCGAGGGAGCAGCTGGAGCGCTGGTTCAGGCAGCGGCGGCGACGGAACCGCTGA
- the psb28 gene encoding photosystem II reaction center protein Psb28, which translates to MSKAAIQFFRGVNEPVVPDIRLTRSRDGRTGQATFRFEQPAAIAPETMGDITGMWMVDEEGEMVTREVNGKFVNGTASALEAVYSWKSEQDFERFMRFAQRYADANGLGYSQSQDSDQTEGANDQQA; encoded by the coding sequence GTGAGCAAAGCAGCGATTCAGTTCTTTCGGGGAGTCAACGAGCCTGTGGTGCCTGACATCCGTCTGACCCGCAGCCGTGACGGCCGCACAGGGCAAGCCACCTTCCGTTTCGAACAGCCAGCTGCGATTGCGCCCGAAACCATGGGTGACATCACCGGAATGTGGATGGTGGATGAAGAAGGCGAAATGGTCACCCGGGAAGTGAATGGCAAATTCGTGAACGGCACCGCCAGTGCCCTTGAAGCCGTTTACTCATGGAAATCCGAACAGGACTTCGAACGGTTCATGCGTTTCGCCCAGCGCTACGCCGATGCCAATGGCTTGGGTTATTCACAAAGCCAGGATTCCGATCAGACTGAAGGGGCCAACGACCAACAAGCTTGA
- a CDS encoding GUN4 domain-containing protein, whose product MLSGSTPATKLSVDQLLDRFAKGTPRQRRPLIKQIETRAVELAGVGPDLLSGFDPAGDDWAAGWILQVLQSHQPDAVTALIASTDQGWLTTDSGVGLDYGPLQQELLEQNFEEADRITSQCLRELAGDAAVKRGYVYFTEVAPMSGVDLVSLDRLWTVYSQGRFGFTAQSQLLSALDGRYERLWPRIGWKCDGVWTRYPGAFTWSIEAPEGHMPLINQLRGVRLMDSLLNHPALVARRS is encoded by the coding sequence ATGCTCTCCGGTTCCACACCCGCTACCAAACTCAGCGTTGATCAGCTGCTGGATCGTTTCGCGAAGGGAACACCTCGCCAGCGACGTCCGCTGATCAAGCAGATCGAAACCCGCGCCGTGGAGTTGGCTGGGGTGGGCCCGGACCTTCTCTCTGGTTTCGACCCCGCCGGTGATGACTGGGCTGCAGGTTGGATCTTGCAGGTGTTGCAGAGCCACCAGCCCGATGCAGTCACCGCGCTCATCGCTTCGACCGATCAAGGCTGGTTGACCACTGATTCCGGGGTTGGCCTGGATTACGGACCGCTGCAGCAGGAGCTGCTCGAACAGAACTTTGAAGAGGCGGATCGCATCACCAGCCAGTGTCTGCGCGAATTGGCCGGTGATGCCGCCGTGAAACGCGGGTACGTCTACTTCACAGAAGTTGCGCCGATGTCAGGCGTTGATCTGGTCAGTCTTGATCGGCTCTGGACGGTGTATTCCCAAGGTCGCTTCGGCTTTACAGCCCAGTCCCAGTTGCTGTCAGCCCTTGATGGGCGTTACGAACGCCTTTGGCCCCGGATTGGTTGGAAATGCGATGGCGTCTGGACGCGTTATCCCGGTGCCTTCACCTGGTCCATCGAGGCTCCAGAGGGACACATGCCGTTGATCAATCAGCTCCGTGGCGTTCGCCTGATGGATTCCCTGTTGAATCATCCGGCGCTTGTGGCCCGCAGATCCTGA
- a CDS encoding class I SAM-dependent methyltransferase, with translation MASSPLSKLAYQTLQQGKSIAGLAHKELSTKLMELLAPDAVPKTEPVSAEVLGELRLDMNKLQEQDWQDAEQGIYPEQLLFDAPWLDWVSRYPQVWMDLPSTWDRRRERNVRDLPKQTDKALYPEYYLQNFHHQTDGYLSDHSAGLYDLQVEILFNGTADAMRRRVLAPLKRGLKHFADRAPGSLKILDVATGTGRTLQQIRAAVPHAQLIGTDLSESYLRQANRWLNDGDASLVQLIRANGESLPLADGSVQAVTSVFLLHELPAEARQNVLNEAWRVLEPGGVFVLADSVQMADSAKFASVMENFRRVFHEPYYRDYIGDDIDARLAASGFEGITAETHFMTRVWSARKPIAEAS, from the coding sequence ATGGCGTCATCGCCCCTGAGCAAGCTTGCGTACCAAACGCTTCAGCAAGGCAAAAGCATCGCGGGCCTGGCCCACAAGGAGCTGAGCACCAAGCTGATGGAGCTGTTGGCGCCGGATGCGGTGCCGAAAACAGAGCCCGTGTCCGCCGAAGTTCTTGGAGAGCTCCGGCTCGACATGAACAAGCTGCAAGAACAGGACTGGCAAGACGCCGAACAGGGGATCTACCCCGAGCAGTTGTTGTTCGATGCACCTTGGCTCGACTGGGTCAGCCGCTACCCCCAGGTCTGGATGGACCTGCCCTCCACCTGGGATCGTCGTCGCGAACGAAATGTGCGGGATCTGCCCAAGCAGACCGACAAAGCGCTCTACCCCGAGTACTACCTCCAGAATTTTCACCATCAAACCGACGGCTACCTGAGTGACCACTCGGCTGGTCTTTACGACCTGCAGGTGGAGATCCTCTTCAATGGCACCGCCGATGCCATGCGACGCAGGGTTTTGGCTCCGCTGAAACGCGGCTTGAAGCACTTCGCAGACCGTGCTCCGGGTTCCCTCAAAATTCTCGATGTGGCCACCGGCACCGGTCGGACCCTGCAGCAGATCCGCGCTGCTGTGCCACATGCGCAGCTGATCGGAACCGATCTCTCCGAGTCGTACCTGCGTCAAGCCAATCGCTGGCTGAATGACGGCGATGCATCGCTGGTTCAGCTAATCCGTGCCAATGGCGAATCCCTGCCCTTGGCCGATGGATCGGTTCAAGCTGTCACCAGTGTGTTCCTGCTGCATGAACTGCCGGCGGAGGCCCGCCAGAACGTGCTGAACGAGGCCTGGCGCGTGCTCGAACCCGGCGGTGTTTTCGTGCTTGCCGACTCTGTGCAAATGGCTGATTCAGCCAAATTCGCCTCCGTGATGGAGAACTTCCGGCGGGTCTTCCATGAGCCCTATTACCGCGACTACATCGGCGACGACATCGACGCCCGCCTCGCAGCTTCAGGGTTCGAAGGCATCACCGCGGAAACCCATTTCATGACGCGGGTTTGGTCGGCACGCAAACCGATCGCGGAGGCCAGCTGA
- a CDS encoding copper-binding protein, whose amino-acid sequence MTNPFRLRWLQGWTFQVVLMEGHVQVEAHGFGICLRTAVMPGESPHSAADRLVLSEDRRRRALHNAWLRGQDMAQPTGVSPTKEDAPASNSLVVVG is encoded by the coding sequence ATGACCAATCCCTTCCGGCTGCGTTGGCTTCAGGGCTGGACATTCCAGGTGGTGCTGATGGAAGGCCATGTGCAGGTCGAAGCCCATGGTTTCGGTATCTGCCTGCGCACGGCCGTGATGCCGGGGGAAAGTCCCCATTCAGCTGCCGATCGTTTGGTGTTGTCTGAAGATCGACGCAGGCGAGCCCTGCACAATGCCTGGCTTCGCGGTCAGGACATGGCACAGCCCACAGGGGTTTCACCGACGAAGGAGGACGCACCGGCTTCCAATTCTCTGGTGGTGGTGGGCTAG
- a CDS encoding alanine--glyoxylate aminotransferase family protein yields MIRALATTNSLLPVDDRHRKAFAPIGTPDRLLLGPGPSNAHPTVLKALSRTPIGHLDPLYVDLMGEVQELLRYAWQTDNRLTLPMSGTGSAAMEATIANTVEPGDTVLVAVKGYFGLRLADMAGRYRAEVKTIEKPWGEWFSLDELEAALIEHKPAILAMVHAETSTGVCQPVEGIGDLCRKHDCLLLLDTVTSLGGVPLYIDEWKVDLAYSCSQKGLSCPPGLGPFTMGPRAEAKMTARQGKVPNWYLDVSLLNQYWGSDRVYHHTAPVNMNFGMREALRLLAEEGLDQAWARHRSNAEMLWNGLESLGLSMHVPAERRLPTLTTVRIPDGVDGKAFSQHLLNNHGIEVGGGLGTLAGKIWRIGLMGYNSSPENVNRLLNLFETELPRFSGSVAAAA; encoded by the coding sequence ATGATCAGGGCTTTGGCGACGACGAACTCACTCCTTCCCGTTGACGATCGTCACCGCAAAGCCTTTGCACCGATCGGCACACCCGACCGCCTCCTGCTTGGACCAGGCCCCTCCAACGCCCATCCAACGGTTCTGAAGGCTCTGTCGAGAACTCCGATTGGTCACCTTGATCCTCTCTATGTGGATCTGATGGGTGAGGTGCAGGAACTGCTGCGTTACGCCTGGCAGACCGACAACCGCCTCACACTTCCTATGAGCGGCACCGGCAGTGCTGCCATGGAGGCAACCATCGCCAACACCGTCGAGCCTGGAGACACCGTTCTGGTGGCGGTGAAGGGGTACTTCGGTCTGCGTCTGGCTGACATGGCCGGCCGCTACCGCGCTGAGGTGAAAACCATTGAGAAGCCCTGGGGTGAGTGGTTTTCTCTCGATGAGCTGGAAGCTGCCCTGATTGAGCACAAACCGGCCATCCTGGCGATGGTTCATGCCGAAACCTCAACGGGTGTCTGTCAACCCGTGGAGGGCATCGGCGACCTCTGCCGGAAGCATGATTGCCTTCTGCTGCTCGACACCGTCACCTCTCTGGGGGGTGTGCCGCTCTACATCGATGAGTGGAAAGTCGATCTCGCCTACAGCTGCAGCCAGAAGGGCCTGAGCTGCCCTCCAGGTCTCGGACCCTTCACCATGGGTCCCCGTGCCGAAGCCAAGATGACAGCGCGTCAGGGCAAGGTTCCCAACTGGTATCTGGACGTCTCCTTGCTGAACCAGTACTGGGGCAGTGACCGCGTCTACCACCACACCGCGCCGGTTAACATGAACTTCGGCATGCGTGAGGCCCTGCGGCTGTTGGCTGAAGAAGGTCTCGACCAGGCCTGGGCACGCCATCGCAGCAATGCTGAGATGCTCTGGAACGGGCTAGAAAGTCTGGGCCTTTCGATGCACGTGCCGGCCGAGCGCCGACTCCCCACCCTCACCACGGTTCGCATTCCTGACGGTGTGGATGGCAAGGCCTTCAGCCAGCACCTGCTCAACAACCACGGCATTGAAGTAGGTGGTGGACTCGGCACCCTGGCCGGCAAAATCTGGCGGATTGGCCTGATGGGATACAACTCCAGCCCTGAAAACGTGAACCGTCTGCTCAACCTGTTTGAGACAGAGCTGCCTCGCTTCAGCGGTTCCGTCGCCGCCGCTGCCTGA
- the glnA gene encoding type I glutamate--ammonia ligase, translating to MSKSPQDVLRQIKDEGIELIDLKFTDLHGKWQHLTVCTDLLEEESFTEGLAFDGSSIRGWKGIQASDMAMVPDANTAWVDPFYRHKTLSMICSIQEPRTGQPYERCPRALAQRALNHLASTGLADMAFFGPEPEFFLFDDVRYNSAEGGSFYSVDTIEAAWNTGRIEEGGNLAYKIQEKEGYFPVAPNDTAQDIRSEMLLLMGQLGIPTEKHHHEVAGAGQHELGMKFAELIQAADNVMTYKYVVRNVAKKYGKTATFMPKPVFNDNGTGMHVHQSLWKGGQPLFFGEGTYANLSQTARWYIGGILKHAPAFLAFTNPTTNSYKRLVPGFEAPVNLVYSEGNRSAAVRIPLTGPSPKAKRLEFRSGDALANPYLAFSAMMMAGLDGIKNQIDPGDGEDRDLFELPAEELSKIATVPASLNGALEALNADRGFLTAGGVFSDDFIDNWIDLKYEEVQQLRQRPHPHEFTMYYDA from the coding sequence ATGTCGAAATCCCCCCAGGACGTCCTGCGCCAAATCAAGGACGAAGGCATCGAACTGATCGACCTCAAATTCACCGATCTGCACGGCAAGTGGCAGCACCTGACGGTCTGCACCGATCTTCTGGAGGAAGAATCCTTCACTGAGGGCCTTGCTTTTGACGGCTCATCCATCCGCGGCTGGAAGGGCATCCAGGCCTCCGACATGGCCATGGTGCCGGACGCAAATACGGCCTGGGTGGATCCCTTCTACCGGCACAAAACCCTGAGCATGATCTGCTCGATTCAGGAGCCACGCACTGGCCAGCCCTACGAGCGCTGCCCCCGTGCCCTGGCCCAGCGGGCTCTGAATCACCTGGCCAGCACCGGTCTGGCCGACATGGCCTTCTTTGGCCCTGAGCCCGAGTTCTTCCTCTTCGACGACGTCCGCTACAACTCGGCTGAAGGTGGCTCCTTCTACAGCGTTGACACCATCGAAGCAGCCTGGAACACCGGACGGATCGAGGAAGGCGGCAACCTCGCTTACAAGATTCAAGAGAAGGAGGGCTACTTCCCCGTAGCTCCCAACGACACCGCTCAGGACATCCGCTCCGAGATGCTCCTACTGATGGGTCAGCTGGGCATCCCCACGGAGAAGCACCACCACGAGGTGGCCGGCGCGGGCCAGCACGAACTCGGCATGAAATTTGCTGAGCTGATCCAGGCCGCCGACAACGTGATGACGTACAAGTACGTCGTGCGCAACGTGGCCAAGAAATACGGCAAGACAGCCACCTTCATGCCCAAGCCGGTCTTCAACGACAACGGCACCGGTATGCACGTGCACCAGAGCCTCTGGAAGGGCGGACAGCCCCTGTTCTTCGGCGAAGGCACCTACGCGAACCTTTCGCAGACGGCCCGCTGGTACATCGGCGGCATTCTCAAGCACGCCCCCGCCTTCCTGGCCTTCACCAACCCCACCACAAACAGCTACAAGCGTCTGGTGCCCGGCTTCGAAGCCCCGGTGAACCTCGTCTACTCCGAGGGCAACCGCTCGGCCGCCGTGCGGATCCCGCTCACTGGCCCGAGCCCGAAGGCCAAGCGCCTCGAGTTCCGTTCCGGCGACGCCCTCGCCAACCCCTATCTGGCCTTCAGCGCCATGATGATGGCCGGTCTGGACGGAATCAAGAACCAGATCGATCCAGGCGATGGCGAAGACCGCGACCTGTTTGAACTTCCGGCTGAAGAGCTCTCGAAGATCGCAACGGTTCCTGCATCACTCAACGGTGCCCTGGAAGCGCTGAATGCTGATCGCGGCTTCCTCACCGCTGGCGGCGTGTTCAGCGACGACTTCATCGACAACTGGATCGACCTGAAGTACGAGGAGGTGCAGCAGCTGCGCCAGCGGCCGCACCCCCACGAATTCACCATGTACTACGACGCCTGA
- a CDS encoding aminotransferase class V-fold PLP-dependent enzyme gives MQACSESQHPPDRLAPFAIPSATDPVLMDFLHRSSDLLCRWIGSADRSSPVPVMRPLPDVAPGAQGASVESLLSDLQQVMDGAYQPSHPGALAHLDPPPLTASIAAELVCAGLNNNLLAEELSPGLTGLEHDLCRWFCHRIGLPSGSGGVLASGGTLSNLMALVAARAALGSTHRDPVLLCSQDAHVSINKAAKVMGLADDALQTLPVATDGGLCLEALAERLRSLEAEGRPCLAVVATAGTTVRGAIDPLSDLATLCRDAEVWLHVDAAIGGVFALSSTHSSLMDGMELADSITLNPQKLLGITKASSLLLLRDRTRLRQAFSTGLPYMEAPKGMDHGGEIGLQGTRPAEILKLWLGLRQLGEAGIDATLSSALQRRTAFAAHLDPEKFTLLAGDLHLLAFHPRHGEVAAAGRWSEDTRQMLLSHGYMLSRPFYGDRFCLKAVFGNPHTTAQHLSDLSERLNQSLVPA, from the coding sequence TTGCAAGCCTGTTCCGAGTCTCAGCACCCACCGGATCGGCTTGCTCCGTTCGCCATCCCCTCGGCTACAGACCCGGTGCTGATGGACTTCCTGCATCGCAGTTCAGATCTGCTCTGCCGTTGGATCGGCTCCGCTGATCGATCAAGCCCGGTCCCCGTCATGCGCCCCTTGCCTGACGTGGCCCCGGGGGCTCAGGGGGCCAGCGTTGAATCGCTGCTTAGCGACCTTCAGCAGGTGATGGACGGGGCGTATCAGCCGTCCCATCCCGGTGCTCTGGCCCATCTTGATCCGCCCCCGCTTACAGCGTCCATCGCGGCGGAATTGGTCTGTGCAGGTCTCAACAACAACCTTCTTGCCGAGGAGCTTTCGCCTGGTCTGACCGGCCTGGAACATGACCTCTGCCGTTGGTTCTGCCACAGGATTGGCTTGCCCTCCGGTTCCGGAGGGGTGCTGGCCAGCGGCGGGACCCTGAGCAATCTCATGGCCTTGGTGGCGGCACGGGCGGCGTTGGGGTCCACCCATCGGGATCCTGTGCTGCTGTGCAGTCAAGACGCCCACGTCTCGATCAACAAGGCCGCAAAGGTGATGGGGCTGGCGGACGATGCGCTCCAGACGCTTCCCGTGGCCACAGACGGAGGCCTTTGCCTCGAGGCTTTGGCCGAGCGTTTGAGGTCCCTGGAAGCGGAGGGGCGGCCGTGTCTGGCGGTGGTGGCCACGGCCGGCACCACGGTGCGCGGAGCCATCGATCCTCTCTCGGATCTGGCAACCCTCTGCCGTGATGCCGAGGTCTGGCTGCATGTAGATGCCGCCATCGGAGGTGTTTTCGCACTGAGTTCCACCCACTCTTCGCTGATGGATGGCATGGAACTGGCCGATTCGATCACGCTGAATCCTCAGAAATTGCTGGGCATCACCAAGGCGTCATCCCTGCTGTTGCTGCGGGATCGAACCCGTCTCCGTCAGGCCTTTTCCACAGGATTGCCCTACATGGAGGCGCCCAAGGGGATGGATCACGGCGGGGAGATCGGCTTGCAGGGCACCCGACCTGCGGAGATCCTCAAGCTTTGGCTGGGTCTGCGTCAGTTGGGCGAGGCAGGCATCGATGCGACGCTCAGCAGCGCGTTGCAACGGCGAACCGCCTTCGCAGCCCACTTGGATCCAGAGAAGTTCACTTTGTTGGCGGGTGACCTGCACCTGCTGGCCTTCCATCCCAGACACGGGGAGGTTGCTGCAGCCGGCCGTTGGAGTGAAGACACCCGGCAAATGCTGCTGTCTCACGGCTACATGCTGTCGCGACCCTTCTACGGGGATCGTTTCTGCCTCAAGGCGGTTTTTGGAAACCCCCACACCACGGCTCAGCACCTCAGCGACTTGTCGGAACGACTGAATCAATCGTTGGTTCCAGCCTGA
- a CDS encoding ATP-binding protein — protein sequence MPSKRFRWAEFTLPSTLQLAPLLELLTEPVGCVLTSQRIELGLHEALVNAVRHGNAENPAKKLRVRRILTPNWMVWQVQDEGCGLPQQSRTATLPPSLDAPSGRGLFLIHQCFDDVRWSRRGNRLQLACRRPVSDADSPDPSALL from the coding sequence GTGCCGTCCAAGAGGTTTCGCTGGGCTGAGTTCACCTTGCCGTCGACCCTGCAGCTGGCTCCTCTGCTGGAGCTGCTGACTGAGCCCGTCGGTTGTGTGCTCACCAGTCAGCGGATTGAGCTGGGATTGCATGAAGCCCTGGTCAATGCCGTTCGCCATGGCAACGCTGAGAACCCCGCCAAGAAGCTTCGTGTTCGCCGCATCCTTACACCCAATTGGATGGTCTGGCAGGTTCAGGATGAGGGTTGCGGCCTTCCACAACAGTCCCGAACAGCAACCCTGCCGCCGTCCCTCGATGCTCCCAGCGGCCGTGGGTTGTTCCTGATCCATCAATGTTTTGATGATGTGCGCTGGAGCCGCCGGGGGAATCGCCTGCAGCTGGCCTGCCGTCGGCCCGTCAGTGACGCGGACAGCCCGGATCCTTCAGCTCTCCTTTGA
- the mnmH gene encoding tRNA 2-selenouridine(34) synthase MnmH, with the protein MSGMGETGSIEIQQLRELKGPLVDVRSPGEFAKGHWPGAINVPLFDDEERAAVGTAYKQQGRTPAMHLGLELTGPKLSSLAGQLESLRYQGDPRIYCWRGGMRSASVAWLAQQIDLKPRLLQGGYKSYRRWAQSRFEQAWPLRVMGGRTGTGKTDLLLAMATRGAAVVDLEGLANHRGSSFGGLGLPDQPSTEHYENQLAEVLDQHQRRGATAIWLEAESIQVGRCRIPKPLFDQMQEAPVLEIQRDLTERVNQLVQVYGHQGGDALAEATERISRRLGPQRTKEALEAIAREDWASACRATLDYYDRCYDHELARSPRRNAIDLSGLSADQAAETLINRGFVEIPD; encoded by the coding sequence ATGTCAGGCATGGGCGAAACAGGTTCAATCGAGATTCAGCAGCTTCGCGAGCTGAAGGGTCCGCTGGTGGACGTTCGCAGCCCCGGTGAATTCGCGAAAGGCCACTGGCCTGGGGCCATCAACGTGCCTCTTTTCGACGATGAGGAACGTGCCGCAGTCGGCACCGCCTACAAGCAGCAGGGGCGCACTCCAGCAATGCACCTGGGGCTTGAACTCACCGGACCCAAGCTGAGCAGCCTGGCCGGTCAACTGGAAAGCCTTCGCTACCAGGGGGATCCACGGATTTACTGCTGGCGGGGCGGAATGCGTTCGGCCAGCGTGGCCTGGCTGGCCCAGCAGATCGATCTCAAGCCCAGGCTCCTTCAGGGGGGCTACAAGAGCTATCGGCGCTGGGCACAGAGCCGCTTTGAGCAAGCCTGGCCTCTTCGGGTGATGGGCGGACGCACGGGCACAGGGAAAACCGATCTGCTGTTGGCCATGGCGACTCGCGGTGCAGCCGTGGTGGATCTGGAAGGGCTGGCCAACCATCGCGGCAGCAGTTTCGGCGGGTTGGGCCTTCCGGATCAGCCCAGTACCGAGCACTACGAGAACCAACTGGCTGAGGTTCTGGATCAACACCAACGCCGTGGCGCCACGGCGATCTGGTTGGAAGCGGAAAGCATCCAGGTGGGCCGCTGCCGCATTCCCAAGCCCCTGTTCGATCAGATGCAAGAGGCGCCTGTGCTGGAGATTCAGCGCGACCTGACAGAACGGGTGAACCAATTGGTGCAGGTGTACGGCCACCAAGGGGGAGACGCCCTGGCTGAGGCGACCGAACGGATCAGTCGACGCCTGGGCCCCCAGCGCACCAAGGAAGCCCTCGAAGCCATTGCCAGGGAAGACTGGGCCAGCGCCTGCCGCGCAACGCTCGATTACTACGACCGCTGTTACGACCATGAACTGGCGCGATCGCCCAGACGCAACGCGATCGATCTCTCAGGGCTCAGCGCTGATCAAGCCGCCGAGACCTTGATCAACCGAGGGTTCGTTGAAATCCCCGATTAA
- a CDS encoding DUF6439 family protein: MTSSDAPWPDSATAKAEELHQLLRIGDRDWHQLKSNRQRRGAELLAAAMVQLLSQGNSADVENLTQQALGWFKGELKDPGCPRH, from the coding sequence ATGACTTCATCCGACGCCCCATGGCCCGACTCCGCCACAGCCAAGGCGGAAGAACTGCACCAGTTGCTCCGCATCGGCGATCGCGACTGGCATCAGCTCAAGAGCAACCGACAGCGCCGTGGAGCTGAATTACTGGCAGCAGCAATGGTGCAACTGCTCAGTCAAGGAAACAGCGCCGACGTGGAGAACCTGACCCAACAGGCGCTCGGGTGGTTCAAAGGAGAGCTGAAGGATCCGGGCTGTCCGCGTCACTGA